One part of the Algibacter sp. L1A34 genome encodes these proteins:
- a CDS encoding ATP-binding protein, whose protein sequence is MPHIFKTQSPKVPYAFLSIIFILLSYNFTAFAQEDIKKDLQSKIKILRETPNFKKDTTYINLLFEMGKQYLQYNVDSLLIVSNESIKFSKAIKYPKGEIQGYLIQGNYYSDIGEKDQAIAFFLKALSQAKAINNLDLLLQSKVKLATEYKYKEDYAHALKEYLDGIEIAKKNNKNKWLSICYINISVIYNVQKEESQAILFLTKAMEINKKGDDDILTAKTLANLASSYIEIGDFKSATDNINEAISIFEDAKLDLWLTYIYELKAAIYLKQEKFNDALIWLKKSEVIHNGIDQTRFKIPLYTFLAKAYLGLKNYDVAEAYGIAALEISKKLSAVEERDITLEVLYKIEKDNKQPEKALAYLEELKAIRDTINKNNNIQELRILKSNLESVQEKEQYILKNEKKDAKQLSYTYISALIILAFSIIIIILKKNNKTQNILNKKLIENTEALKRNEARLNDANNTKNKLFSIIAHDLKGPINSFKSLFDLFNKSELTTTEFMEFMPQISENIDSIAFTLNNLLSWGQTQMNGLVTKPNYTTIKTLVDESIKLLSKQAEAKSITTTNNIDLKVITWCDKNQIDIVIRNLISNAVKFTRKHGTITIDASEKSGFWEIVVKDNGVGMREDYQINLFKEEETVTSYGTNNEKGTGLGIRVCKEMVKINGGTIWVESVLNQGSSFYFTIPKTKKL, encoded by the coding sequence TAAAGAAAGATTTACAATCTAAAATTAAAATACTTCGGGAAACTCCCAATTTCAAAAAAGATACCACTTATATAAATTTATTGTTTGAGATGGGTAAACAATATCTCCAATATAATGTAGATAGTTTACTCATAGTTTCAAACGAATCCATTAAATTCAGTAAAGCTATTAAATACCCTAAAGGAGAAATACAAGGCTATTTAATTCAAGGTAATTACTATTCTGATATAGGTGAAAAAGACCAAGCAATTGCATTTTTTTTAAAGGCACTTTCACAAGCAAAAGCCATTAATAATTTAGACCTATTACTACAATCTAAAGTTAAATTGGCAACAGAGTATAAATACAAAGAAGATTATGCCCATGCATTAAAAGAATATCTAGATGGTATTGAAATTGCTAAAAAAAATAACAAGAACAAATGGTTATCCATTTGTTACATAAACATTTCTGTAATATATAATGTCCAAAAAGAAGAAAGCCAAGCAATCTTATTTTTAACGAAGGCCATGGAAATCAACAAAAAAGGTGATGATGATATATTAACAGCAAAAACCCTAGCTAATTTGGCTTCTTCCTATATTGAAATAGGAGATTTTAAAAGTGCTACTGATAATATTAATGAAGCTATATCCATTTTTGAAGATGCTAAATTAGATTTATGGTTAACCTATATTTACGAATTAAAAGCAGCAATTTATCTAAAACAAGAGAAATTTAACGATGCCCTAATATGGTTAAAAAAAAGTGAAGTAATTCATAACGGTATTGATCAAACAAGATTCAAAATACCTTTATACACATTTTTAGCCAAAGCTTATTTGGGCCTTAAAAATTATGATGTAGCCGAAGCCTATGGTATAGCAGCTCTGGAAATATCAAAAAAACTAAGTGCCGTAGAAGAACGCGATATAACATTAGAAGTTCTTTATAAAATCGAAAAAGATAATAAGCAACCTGAAAAAGCCCTTGCTTATTTAGAGGAATTAAAAGCGATTAGAGATACCATAAATAAAAACAATAATATACAAGAACTAAGAATACTAAAATCTAACCTAGAATCGGTACAAGAAAAAGAACAATATATCTTAAAGAATGAGAAAAAGGACGCAAAACAACTAAGCTATACTTATATTTCTGCGTTAATTATTTTGGCTTTTTCTATTATCATCATCATTCTTAAAAAGAACAATAAAACTCAAAATATTCTAAATAAAAAACTAATAGAAAATACCGAAGCATTAAAGAGAAATGAAGCTCGCTTAAATGATGCTAATAACACTAAAAACAAGCTTTTCTCTATTATTGCACACGATTTAAAAGGCCCTATTAATTCGTTTAAGAGTCTTTTCGATTTGTTTAATAAAAGTGAACTAACTACAACTGAGTTCATGGAATTTATGCCTCAAATAAGTGAAAATATAGATTCCATTGCTTTTACACTAAATAACTTATTAAGCTGGGGACAAACCCAAATGAATGGTTTAGTCACCAAACCGAATTATACAACCATTAAAACTTTAGTAGACGAAAGTATTAAGCTGCTATCTAAACAAGCGGAAGCAAAATCTATAACAACAACAAATAATATAGATCTTAAGGTGATTACTTGGTGTGATAAAAATCAAATCGATATTGTTATTCGTAATTTAATTAGCAATGCCGTTAAGTTTACCCGCAAACATGGAACGATAACCATTGATGCTTCAGAAAAATCTGGTTTTTGGGAAATAGTAGTTAAAGATAATGGTGTTGGCATGCGAGAAGACTATCAAATTAATCTTTTTAAAGAAGAAGAAACGGTTACATCTTATGGAACTAATAATGAAAAAGGAACTGGTTTGGGAATTAGAGTTTGTAAAGAAATGGTAAAAATTAATGGAGGAACCATTTGGGTAGAAAGTGTATTAAACCAAGGCTCTTCTTTTTATTTTACTATTCCTAAAACTAAAAAACTTTAA